From the Corynebacterium zhongnanshanii genome, the window AAGCCTTCGGCAGGCGGCCGATCGCCAGGACTGGCTGTTGTTTCACGTGGGTGGCTAGGAACTCTTCCAGGCTCCCCGGGGCGCCGTCCAGGCCCGCAACAGTCACGAGCACGTCAGCGCTCTGCGCCTCATTGTTCAGCACCTCATCGCTCTGTGCCTCAGCGCTCTGTCCCTCTGAGAGCCGGGCCACGGCCCGAGCCTCCCTCAGATCGCGGCAGCGGACCAGCACGGCCCCGCTGCCCCAGGCTTTCACGCGCTCCATCGCCCAGGCCGTCAGGCTGCCCGTGTGATCGTCCAGCACGATGATGGTGCCGGCTGGGGGGTCGGAGGCTTCGGCGTCGTGGATAATAAGACGATCGAGGGCGTCACTGACAGGGGTAGCAGCGGAGGCGGCGGGGGAGGGGGACATGGCCTACAGTCTAGCGGCGGAACAGTCGATCATCGCCAAGGCGCAAGAAGGTGGGCTGCGGCGTGCGGTGCGCGCGGCCGCCCATGACGGTGCCGAGGGCCTCGCGACCGGTCAGATGCTCGTGGTCATCCGCCTCCACGCGACCAAACAGCCCGGCACCCGCATCGATCTCCTTGCGGTATCGGGGGAACCGCGGATGCGCCTTCACCACAGTGAAGCCCTGCTCCTCCAGGATGTCCTCGGACAGCATCGGCGCGTGCTCCAGCTGCGTGCTGGTCTTCTCATTCGCCGCGGACTCCTGCGGCGGCTCCCAACCCCCGTATGCCTCCGCGAAGAACGTCGGCGTTGCTGTCTCCTGCTGCGTACCCACATGCGTGTCGACGCCGCCTGCGGCGGGATCTGTGCCGGCCTTCTCCCCGAGATCGTCGGTGCCTTCCCCCTCAGCGCCTGTGCCTGCATTGCCCTCGGCGTTCATCAACTCTTCGACCAGGGAATGGTCTAGGGCCTCCACGCGCGCGAATGCCTCCACGGCCTTTACGCCGCGGCGTTTGGCTTCCTCCAGGACGGTATCGATCAGCCGATGCTCAAGGTACAGCCCCATGTACGGCAGGGCCACGTACACGTTGGTTATGAGGATTGCATCGGGGGACACCGGAGCGGTGGGCAAGGCTCTGCTGCCTGGGAGGTAGTTGGACGGAGCAAACACCACGGTCGCGGCCGGCAGGGGAGTGGAGCCTTCGTCTCCGGTGGAGACGAAGGCTGTGTAGGCACACGTGCCCCATTCCATGAGGACGCGTTGGATCCACAATTCTTTTTCAAATTGTGGATCCTCAATGCTGTCACAGGTGTTGGCGTCGCTATGGGGAATCTGCCAAAACATGCTCGACAGCGCCGTGGACTCAATGTCCCGCGCCGTGTCATAGCGGATACCGCGGATGCTGAGTTCCATCCCACCTCCCTTCCGGACTGAAGCGTCAGCCATGTGGCACCATCACGTGCGTGGTGGCGCCGTTGGTTGCCGCTGCGGTTCTCTTCTTGTGCTTGCGGGCTGCTGCCTATGCGTCTGCGCCCATAGTAGTCCTGCGGGACGCCCATGGGTGCAGGATTGAACTTTTTCGAATGTTTCACGTGAAACATTGGGCGCCGACAGGGCTAGCGTCCCTGCCACACTCAGCTAGCGCCTCAACGGCATCGCCCGCTAACTAGCCGCAGCCAAACGCCCGGACCCATACAGCAGGTGCCGAAGAGTGGGCGAACCCGCCGACCTAGTACCGGTCGTTCACTCGGCGATTTGCCGCGCGGCCCGGGTGTGCAGGCTCCTCAGCAGGGTAACCAGCAGCGATAACCAACGCGATCGAACGGTCGTCCCGGCCACCGATTCCGATGGCCTCCTTGACTCCCTGCTCATCCCAACCTGTGGTGGGGGAGGTCGCCACGCCTTCGTTCTGAGCGGCGATCATGAGGAACGCAGCCGCCAGAGACGCGTCCTTCAGGCCAGCCTCGCGCAGGAACTGTGGGGTCTTGTCCTTCAAGTAACCGGCAACAAATTCAGCTCTGTCGGCGCCGAGAATCTCGTTGGCGTCCTCTGGGAGCTTCTCGGAGCGTCCGACGAAGACGAACACCACGGGAGCATCCAGGAACTGCTGCTGCTTGCCAGCGTCATAGATAGCCTGTTTCACTTCCTGATCGCGAACGACTACGATATCCCGAAGCTGGGAGTTGAAGGCGCTCGGCGCCTCCAGCGCAAGGTTCACAATACGGTCAAGAACTTCATCGGAGATAGACTCCGACGAGAACTTGCGGACCGCCCTGCGATCGTTGATGACCTGATCGACGGTGTTCGCCATAGATTATTCTCCTATAGTCTGGGGATTCATTAGTTATTCTTCGAATAATTGATAAGCTCAATTATCCTTTCGAAGTCCTCGGGGCCTCCGAACTCTACAACAATCTTGCCTTTTTTCTTGCCCATCTGCACGCTCACCTTGGTGTCCAGCGCATCGCCGAAGTCATCCGCCCACTGCCGAACATCAGCCGGAAGCTCCCTCGTGGAGGCCTTCCGCTTCGGCGTTGCCTGGTCTCCACCAGAGCGGTTCAGCGCCGTCACTGCCTCTTCGGTCGCACGTACAGAGAGACCCTCGGCCACGATCCGCAAGGCCAGCCGCTCTTGAGCATCCGCCCCGACCTTCACCCCCAGCAGCGCACGGGCGTGACCAGCAGAAAGAACGCCTGCAGCAACCCGACGCTGAACCGCCACCGGCAGCTGCAGCAATCGGATCATGTTGGTAATGAGGGGACGGGAGCGTCCGATGCGCTCGGCAAGCTGCGCTTGGGTCACGCCGAACTCTTCCAACAGCTGCTGGTAAGCAGCGGCCTCTTCCAGAGGGTTCAGCTGTGCACGGTGGATGTTCTCCAACAGGGCGTCGCGCAGCATCGCGGAGTCGTCGGTCTCACGCACGATAGCGGGGATAACATCCAGGCCGGCTTCCTTGGACGCACGGAAACGGCGCTCACCCATGATGAGCTCAAAGTCCGTGGAGCCATCGGGGGAGTAGCGCACCACAATCGGCTGCATCACACCAAACTCGCGAATGGAGTGTACCAGTTCGGCGAGCGCCTCCTCGTCGAAGTTGCTGCGAGGCTGCTTCGCGTTCGGACGAATCGAACTCAACGGTAGCTCTTGGTACGTGGCGCCGAACTCGTTGGTTGTCCCCACAGACTCGGATATACCGGACGTACCGGATGCTCCAGCTCCTCCAGGTGTCTCGGCAACTCCAGACGCCTTGGCACCACGCGCTCCATCGGACACTCGAGAACGAGAATTCTCACCCTTCTCAGCTCCGCGAGTCCCGCTGCCCGCAGCACCTGTTTTGTCACTGGTACGTTTCGAAGTGCCGCGGGCGGAATCAGATGATCCACCGCCAGAAGCCCCCGACGGCCCCAAAATAATGTCGGCCGCACCGTGACCCAACCGAGGCTTCTGATCGCCAGTAGGAATCAGAGACGCCAGTCCGCGCCCCAATCCACCCCGCTTGGCCTCGGACCCTAACGTGCCGCCCATGTTCGGCATGGCTGGTTTTTTGGACGTGGCCATGTGTTAGATCATCTCCTTGTGTAGTTCCGGTGCAATGCCGATCGGGGCAGTGGATTCTGTTGGCAGGTAGTCGCCGCGCTGAGCGAACTCCACGGCGGCGTCGAAGTAGGCGAGCGCTCCCGGCGATCCGCTATCGTATTGCAGCACGGTCTGACCGTAGCCTGGCGCCTCGGAGACTTTGACGGACCGCGGGATGTGGTTGTCCAACACCACAGAACCGAAATGGTTACGCACCTCGTCGGACACCTGCTCAGACAGCTTCGTGCGACCGTCGTACATCGTCAACAGCACGCCAGAGATGTGCAGTTCCGGGTTCAGATTCTGCCGAATCATCGTAATGTTGTTGAGCAGCTGACCCACACCCTCCAACGCGTAGTACTCACATTGGATCGGCAGCATCACTTCATTCACTGCGGTCATCGCGTTGATGGTCAGCAGCCCCAGCGATGGGGGACAGTCGATGAAGATGTAGTCGAACCCGTATTCGTCGATGAATTCCTCGTTCAAGGCCTCCACCAGCCGGTACTCACGGCGCTCCATGGCGACAAGCTCAATCTCAGCTCCCGCGAGATCGATCGTCGCCGGAATGCAGTACACATTCTGGTTGACCTCGTTCTGCTGCATCGCGTCGGCAGGCGTCATCTCACCGATGAGCACTTCGTAGCTGGACGGTGTGCCCATGCGGTGCTCTGCGCCCAGGGCAGTGGAGGCGTTGCCCTGCGGATCCAGGTCGATCACCAGCACCTTCTGGCCGTGCATCCCCAGCGCCCAGGCCAGATTCACCGTAGACGTGGTCTTACCCACGCCGCCCTTCTGATTGGCGATGGTGATTGTGCGGCATCGCTCCGGCCGCTCGAGCTTCAGCCGCGACGTATTCTGCAGCTTCGCCGCCTGCCGCGCCGCGCGCGCGATGGGCGTATCGTCCCACTCCATCTCAGCCATCTCCGTCCTTGTCGTGCTCGTCGTGCGTGTGTTCAACGCCGTATTTCGTCCTTTAATATCCGACGCCCAGCGTTCCGTTATCCCAGCCAATGTTTCACGTGAAACATCGCGGTGTGAAGAGAACTCTATTCTATGTTCTAGCCCCTACAACCGCGAGACTACGTGAAAAGACGTTCGAGTGGATTACTTGATTCGCGGCACCACGACCACGTGGGTGCTCTCCGCGAGAGTCTTCGCGCCTACTTCCAGTACCCTAGGCTGCCCGCCGCCGGCCTTTTTAATGATCGAGGCATCTCGTTCAATTTCGTCTGCAACACTCGAACCCTTCAGCGCCCTCATGTCGCCGTCGTTCTTCACCAGAGGCAAAGACCACTGAACAAGCTTGCCTAAAGGTGCGACAGCGCGCGAGGTGACGATGTCCGCACCACCCAGCTGAGCGATGACGTTCTTGTCTTCGGCGCGGCCGCGGATGACTTCCACATTATCCAAACCAAGCTCAGCGACGACTTCGTTCAGGAACGTCGTCCTGCGGAGCAAGGGCTCCAACAGTTGCAAGGTCAGGTCGGGACGCGCAATGGCCAGCGGGATACCCGGAAGACCGGCTCCCGATCCAACGTCGATGACACGGAGGCCGGCGTCGATCGCCTCGGACAGGACGGCGGAATTGAGGATGTGACGGTCCCAGATCCGCGGTACTTCCCGCGGGCCGATCAGGCCGCGTTCGGTAGCGACAGTCTCCAACAGTTCAGCGTATCGGACCGCAAGCGGGAGCCGATCCCCGAAAATCTGAGCGGCTGCATCTGGATGTTTCACGTGAAACATTCTAGTGCCGGTTGGCGCTCATTCCTAACGCGAAAAAGAAAACCGCCTCGATGCTCACGGTGAGCGTCGGGGCGGGGGAAGTAGGAGAGAGGCTACTTCTTCTTTTTCTTCTTCGGGTTGTTCGGTCGGACGCCAACCTGAGGAGCGGAGGTCCGCTTTGCAGCGGCCTTAGCCTCGCGCTCTTCGACTTCCTCGCGATCCATCTTATCGAACAGCAGCTTCTGCTGCACGAAGGTCCACGTGTTGTTAGCAAGCATGTAGGTTGCCAGACCCACCTGCCACATGAAGCCACCCAACAGATACAGGACGGGCATGACCCACAGCATCATCTTCTGCATCATGTCCATCTGCATCTGCATCTGGGCGGACTGAGGGGTCTTGTTGGGGTTCGCAGCCTGACGAGCCTTCTGGCGATCCAGAGACATGCGCGCGGAGAAGTGCATCAGCACAGCAGAGATCAGCATCATCGGAACGATCAGAAGGATGATGTTGGTGCGGGTGAAGTCCACGGACCCATCGGCCGCGAAGGCGCCGTAGTTTTCCTCGGCCATGGAGATGTACGCAGACAGTGGCGTCCCGAACAGACGGGCGTCCAGGAAGGACTGCACATCTTGAAC encodes:
- a CDS encoding nitroreductase family protein yields the protein MANTVDQVINDRRAVRKFSSESISDEVLDRIVNLALEAPSAFNSQLRDIVVVRDQEVKQAIYDAGKQQQFLDAPVVFVFVGRSEKLPEDANEILGADRAEFVAGYLKDKTPQFLREAGLKDASLAAAFLMIAAQNEGVATSPTTGWDEQGVKEAIGIGGRDDRSIALVIAAGYPAEEPAHPGRAANRRVNDRY
- the rsmG gene encoding 16S rRNA (guanine(527)-N(7))-methyltransferase RsmG codes for the protein MFHVKHPDAAAQIFGDRLPLAVRYAELLETVATERGLIGPREVPRIWDRHILNSAVLSEAIDAGLRVIDVGSGAGLPGIPLAIARPDLTLQLLEPLLRRTTFLNEVVAELGLDNVEVIRGRAEDKNVIAQLGGADIVTSRAVAPLGKLVQWSLPLVKNDGDMRALKGSSVADEIERDASIIKKAGGGQPRVLEVGAKTLAESTHVVVVPRIK
- the yidC gene encoding membrane protein insertase YidC translates to MLNFVYYPISAVLWFWHKVWSLVLDPASGVAWALSIIFLVFTIRILLVKPMANQMRSARKMAEFQPKMQALQAKYKNDRQTLALEMRKLQKDMGVNPLASCLPMLVQFPIFIGLFHVLRSFNRTGTGTGQLGMTIEETRNTGNYVFSVQDVQSFLDARLFGTPLSAYISMAEENYGAFAADGSVDFTRTNIILLIVPMMLISAVLMHFSARMSLDRQKARQAANPNKTPQSAQMQMQMDMMQKMMLWVMPVLYLLGGFMWQVGLATYMLANNTWTFVQQKLLFDKMDREEVEEREAKAAAKRTSAPQVGVRPNNPKKKKKK
- a CDS encoding ParB/RepB/Spo0J family partition protein; translation: MATSKKPAMPNMGGTLGSEAKRGGLGRGLASLIPTGDQKPRLGHGAADIILGPSGASGGGSSDSARGTSKRTSDKTGAAGSGTRGAEKGENSRSRVSDGARGAKASGVAETPGGAGASGTSGISESVGTTNEFGATYQELPLSSIRPNAKQPRSNFDEEALAELVHSIREFGVMQPIVVRYSPDGSTDFELIMGERRFRASKEAGLDVIPAIVRETDDSAMLRDALLENIHRAQLNPLEEAAAYQQLLEEFGVTQAQLAERIGRSRPLITNMIRLLQLPVAVQRRVAAGVLSAGHARALLGVKVGADAQERLALRIVAEGLSVRATEEAVTALNRSGGDQATPKRKASTRELPADVRQWADDFGDALDTKVSVQMGKKKGKIVVEFGGPEDFERIIELINYSKNN
- a CDS encoding ParA family protein — its product is MAEMEWDDTPIARAARQAAKLQNTSRLKLERPERCRTITIANQKGGVGKTTSTVNLAWALGMHGQKVLVIDLDPQGNASTALGAEHRMGTPSSYEVLIGEMTPADAMQQNEVNQNVYCIPATIDLAGAEIELVAMERREYRLVEALNEEFIDEYGFDYIFIDCPPSLGLLTINAMTAVNEVMLPIQCEYYALEGVGQLLNNITMIRQNLNPELHISGVLLTMYDGRTKLSEQVSDEVRNHFGSVVLDNHIPRSVKVSEAPGYGQTVLQYDSGSPGALAYFDAAVEFAQRGDYLPTESTAPIGIAPELHKEMI